A region of the Candidatus Neomarinimicrobiota bacterium genome:
CAAGCCGACCGGATCTTTCGAATTGACAGAAGGAGAGCTGACGGTTGAAGGGGCTGTTTTTGACGATTACGGAGAAAATGAAATTAAGGTTGTCTACGGCAGTCTGACTAAAACCGAATACCTCACTACTTTGCCCGGAATTCTAAGCCTTGCTCCTCCGTTGATAGCTATAGGATTGGCGATATTGTTCAAAGAGGTATTGATAAGCCTGTTTGCCGGTGTGTGGATCGGAGCAATGATTCTCTCGGGATTTAATCCCGTGAGCGGATTTTTTATAGCCGTGAACGATTATATCGTTCAAGCTATTTCGGACAGAGATCATGCGGCGGTTGTTCTCTTCAGCATGGGATTAGGGGGAATGGTAGGGATTCTCGCACGGAACGGCGGAATGCAAGGCGTAGTGGATAAAATTTCCCGTTACGCTAAATCGGCGCGCTCGGGACAGATGGCAACGCTGGGCATGGGGCTCCTGATATTTTTCGATGATTACGCCAACACGCTTCTCGTCGGAAACACCATGCGCCCGTTCACCGATAAATTGAGAATCTCGCGTGAAAAGCTCTCGTTCATAGTTGATGCCACAGCAGCCCCTATCGCATCAATAGCTCTCGTCAGTACATGGATAGGATTTCAGAATGGGTTGATATTAGAAGGATTTAAAAACATCGGTTTGGAACGTGACCCGTACGTAGCTTTTATCGGTTCAATCCCTTACAGTTTTTATGCGTTTATCGTATTGGGCTTGATTGTTATCACTGCCTTACGCGCCCGTGATTTTGGGCCTATGCTCACAGCCGAGATTCGTGCAAGGACAACGGGCAAGGTACTGCGAGACGGCGCAATTCCTCTTATCGGGGCGGATCTTAGTGAATTAGCGCTGCCGGAAAATATTAAAAAGAGATGGCAGAACGCCATGATTCCAATCGGATTTGTTATCTTCGCCACGATTTTCGGTTTGTATTTTCATGGACGGGCTGCCGCGGGTATTAGGGCGGAAGAGCTGGCTATCCACGAAATTATCGGCTACGCCGATTCGTTTACTGTCCTGATGTGGGCGGCATTCGGCGGCGCATTGTTAGCGGGAACGCTAACCCTCAGCCAGAAACTTTTAACATTGCAGGAGGTAGTTGATTCCTATTTGAACGGGATTAAATCTATGGTATTAGCGATGGTAATTCTCGTTCTCGCGTGGTCGTTAGGCTCGATCACTGCGGATTTATCAACGGCGAATTATGTCCTGCACCTCACGCGAGGCTTATTCTCCCCGCACCTGATTCCGGCAATGACGTTTATTGTCGCCGCGTTAATAGGGTTTTCTACGGGGACATCCTGGGGAACAATGGCGATCCTTACACCGATAGTAATCCCGATGGCTCATTTTCTTCCGTTGGAAGCCGGCTTGGAGGGCGGGGTGCTTTCGTCCATACTGCTGGGAACGATTGCTGCGGTACTTTCAGGGGCATGCTTCGGAGACCATTGTTCGCCGATTTCAGATACTACAATTATGTCTTCGATGGCTTCGGGATCAGACCATATTGATCATGTCAAAACACAGATGCCGTATGCGCTTCTTGCCGCCGGAGTTGCAATAGTTGTGGGATATATACCGGCAGGGTTCAACTTCAACCCGGTGATTTCGATCGTGATGGGGATAGGGTTAATCTACCTGATCCACCGGTTCATAGCCAAACCGGTCCCCGAATCCGGCAGTTAATTCAGAAACTTTGTATTTTTTTTAAGAATGACTCTCTTGACCGCCCGTGGAGTCACATTTACAATTGTATAAATTCTATCTCCGACAAGGACTTTATCTCCCTTATCGGGAATCTTTCCAATAGTATATGTAAGCAGTCCGGCAATGGTTTCATACTCGCCTTCGGGAAAATTGATATTAAGTTCGGCGGTCAGAACGTCCAACTCGGCATCTCCGTTGATCAGGACATCTCCGTTAGCCAGCTTGCGGTAAGGCGAGGTATCGGGCTGAAAACCAAGGTCGAACTCTCCGAATATCTCCTCAATGATGTCTTCTATCGTAAGAATTCCGGCGGTTCCGCCGTACTCGTCCACAACGACCACCACACTTTGCTTATTCCTTTGCATCTCTTCGAGTATATCATCCACAGACTTGGATTCGGGGACAAACGCTACCTTACGAACGGGAGGCGGATTTTTATCCGAAGCATCTAAAATATCCGCAAGCAGTATGACGCCCGTAATGGAATCAAGAGTGTTATCATACACAAGCAGCTTTGAATGAACCGATTTTTTGAACTCCTTAATCACTGCCTTTCTCGAAGCATTTGACGGAACAGCGTCTATCTGCGTCCTCGGCGTCATCACTTCCACTGCGGTAACTTCATCGAAGCTGAGAAGGTTGCTGATAAACTTGCTTTCATGTTCGTCCAATAGACCCTGCTCCTGAACCTGATCAAAAATGATCTGTAGATCATCCTTCGAAAAGGCACTATGAAGGTCGTTCGCTCCGTCCATTCTGAAAATCTTGATCCTGCCCAATTGTTGAACCGTACCTATCAGGGGGAAAAGCAGATACTTAGCGTACTTAAGGATTGGAGCGATCTTCGTCGCCGTAACACCGGCG
Encoded here:
- a CDS encoding HlyC/CorC family transporter; the encoded protein is MLELMLAGIGLILSAFFSMAETVFITVNKIQMEVQAKRKVRGAATAVDFLDKPASFLSTTLVGTDLANILTTSFAIIVLIPFMPNWAAIMIISVVILIFGEILPKTIGRETAGVTATKIAPILKYAKYLLFPLIGTVQQLGRIKIFRMDGANDLHSAFSKDDLQIIFDQVQEQGLLDEHESKFISNLLSFDEVTAVEVMTPRTQIDAVPSNASRKAVIKEFKKSVHSKLLVYDNTLDSITGVILLADILDASDKNPPPVRKVAFVPESKSVDDILEEMQRNKQSVVVVVDEYGGTAGILTIEDIIEEIFGEFDLGFQPDTSPYRKLANGDVLINGDAELDVLTAELNINFPEGEYETIAGLLTYTIGKIPDKGDKVLVGDRIYTIVNVTPRAVKRVILKKNTKFLN
- a CDS encoding Na+/H+ antiporter NhaC family protein, with translation MTLKEVSFSFRVTAVDEQGEIDKSAVGKVEIHGVRITEKYGAAKPTGSFELTEGELTVEGAVFDDYGENEIKVVYGSLTKTEYLTTLPGILSLAPPLIAIGLAILFKEVLISLFAGVWIGAMILSGFNPVSGFFIAVNDYIVQAISDRDHAAVVLFSMGLGGMVGILARNGGMQGVVDKISRYAKSARSGQMATLGMGLLIFFDDYANTLLVGNTMRPFTDKLRISREKLSFIVDATAAPIASIALVSTWIGFQNGLILEGFKNIGLERDPYVAFIGSIPYSFYAFIVLGLIVITALRARDFGPMLTAEIRARTTGKVLRDGAIPLIGADLSELALPENIKKRWQNAMIPIGFVIFATIFGLYFHGRAAAGIRAEELAIHEIIGYADSFTVLMWAAFGGALLAGTLTLSQKLLTLQEVVDSYLNGIKSMVLAMVILVLAWSLGSITADLSTANYVLHLTRGLFSPHLIPAMTFIVAALIGFSTGTSWGTMAILTPIVIPMAHFLPLEAGLEGGVLSSILLGTIAAVLSGACFGDHCSPISDTTIMSSMASGSDHIDHVKTQMPYALLAAGVAIVVGYIPAGFNFNPVISIVMGIGLIYLIHRFIAKPVPESGS